One segment of Excalfactoria chinensis isolate bCotChi1 chromosome 27, bCotChi1.hap2, whole genome shotgun sequence DNA contains the following:
- the LOC140262992 gene encoding zinc finger CCCH domain-containing protein 11A-like — MSKNGEDCYFYFYSTCNKGDNCRFRHCEAALGNETICTLWKEGRCFRKVCRFRHMKIQKKRSEIPCYWENQPGGCQKSNCAFHHTKGRHLNGLFLPPSQTALPSPAESAGDDLKAAQPTLQQSKLSVQSNPSPRLRAVMEGDNSKDVPSPTHPAAGINAADGDADGEYQLAEKGEETKPAVQQPAEEKQDGLQIISTGKSNADTKQDDTLNAGIKTPEGIKGKKQKDKRKQPCEGPSGVPAHPLQSRAVPVPEEKVRTVVRTVTLSAKPGQELVVRLNPAEKPGKRKSSVADVSGLPLKRSLAERLGKRIKVDRAARREKGAKPAGEIHVKTLEEIRLERAHQRGESPAAPQAEGCCKVEDPSSGLRPSPAVPMQTLSEALAERKHKGLEEEKPKGEELLPEKRAEGERKKRRIVRPSVPGQVKVEEPARPIKALEEVHMKSLEEIKQEKALRMQQSGEKLQLLPNRWPKRSS, encoded by the exons ATGTCGAAGAACGGAGAGGATTGCTATTTCTACTTCTATTCCACTTGTAACAAG GGAGACAACTGTCGCTTCCGGCACTGTGAAGCTGCTTTGGGCAATGAAACCATCTGCACGCTGTGGAAGGAGGGCCGCTGCTTCAGGAAGGTCTGCAGGTTCAGGCACATGAAGATCCAG AAAAAACGCAGTGAGATTCCCTGCTACTGGGAGAACCAGCCAGGAGGCTGCCAGAAATCCAACTGTGCCTTTCATCACACCAAGGGACGGCACCTCAATGGGCTTTTCTTACCACCCAGCCAAA cTGCGCTGCCAAGTCCAGCAGAGTCTGCAGGCGACGATCTGAAGGCAGCTCAgccaacactgcagcagagcaagcttTCCGTGCAGTCCAATCCCTCTCCACGGTTGAGGGCAGTGATGGAAGGGGACAACTCCAAGGATGTCCCAAGCCCtacacatcctgcagctggaatcaatgctgcagatggtgatgctgatggtgagt aCCAGCTtgctgagaagggagaagaaacaaaaccagctgtccagcaaccagctgaagaaaagcaggatggaTTGCAGATCATTTCCACTGGGAAATCGAATGCTGATACCAAACAAG ATGACACTTTGAATGCTGGAATCAAAACACCTGAAGGaatcaaagggaagaaacaaaaggacaaaagaaaacaaccatgCG AAGGGCCTTCAGGAGTTCCTGCTCATCCGCTCCAATCTCGGGCTGTTCCTGTGCCAGAGGAGAAGGTGCGGACAGTGGTCAGAACTGTGACGCTGTCTGCAAAGCCGG gGCAGGAGCTCGTGGTTCGATTGAATCCTGCTGAGAAACCTGGAAAACGGAAATCCTCTGTAG ctGATGTCAGTGGCCTTCCGCTGAAGCGCAGCCTTGCAGAAAGGCTGGGGAAGAGGATCAAGGTtgacagagcagcaaggagag AGAAGGGTGCCAAGCCAGCAGGGGAGATCCACGTGAAAACTCTGGAAGAGATCCGTCTTGAGAGAGCTCATCAGCGAGGAGAAAGCCCAGCTGCCCCCCAGGCAGAAGGGTGCTGTAAGGTGGAGGATCCCAGCTCCGGGCTGAGGCCTTCCCCTGCAGTTCCCATGCAAACCTTGTCGGAAGCCCTggctgaaaggaaacacaaagggctggaagaagagaagccaaaaggagaagagctgctgcctgagaaGAGAGCTGAGGGTGAGCGCAAGAAGCGGAGAATTGTGCGTCCATCTGTGCCTGGCCAAGTGAAAGTGGAAGAGCCAGCGCGTCCAATCAAGGCATTGGAAGAAGTGCATATGAAAAGCTTGGAAGAAATCAAGCAGGAGAAAGCCCTGCGGATGCAGCAGAGCGGGGAAAAGCTTCAGCTTCTTCCCAATCGGTGGCCAAAgcgcagcagctga
- the LOC140263060 gene encoding class I histocompatibility antigen, F10 alpha chain-like — protein sequence MLGLLLCAVCGAAGELHSLRYFHTGMTDPGPGLPWFVDVGYVDGEIFVHYDSTARRYVPRTEWMKAAGAVDPEYWDRNTRIAQSHEQNNRVSLGNYARRYNQSSGSHTWQWMYGCDILEDGTTRGYDQYGYDGRDFIAFDKDTMTFTAAVPEAVPTKRKWEESDYAEMQKHYLEETCVQWLRRYLEHGKAELGRTEQPEVRVWGKEADGILTLSCRAHGFYPRPIAVSWVKDGAVLGQDTHSGGIVPNSDGTYHTWVTIEALPGDGDKYQCRVEHASLPQPGLYSWERPQSNLVPIVVGVVIAIVAVAIVAGVGFIIYRRLAGKKEKGYNVAPSQDGASSNSSKGSNPTI from the exons atgctggggctgctgctgtgcgccgtgtgcggggcggcgggcg AGCTCCATTCCCTGCGGTACTTCCACACCGGAATGACGGatcccggccccgggctgccctGGTTCGTGGATGTGGGGTACGTGGACGGCGAAATCTTCGTGCACTACGACAGCACCGCGCGGAGGTACGTGCCCCGCACCGAGTGgatgaaggcagctggagctgtggatcCCGAGTACTGGGACAGGAACACCCGGATCGCACAGAGCCATGAGCAGAATAACCGCGTCAGCCTGGGCAATTACGCACGGCGCTACAACCAGAGCAGCG ggtCTCACACATGGCAGTGGATGTATGGCTGTGACATCCTCGAGGACGGCACCACCCGGGGGTATGATCAGTATGGCTATGATGGGAGAGACTTCATTGCCTTTGACAAAGACACGATGACGTTCACTGCGGCGGTTCCAGAGGCAGTTCCTACCAAGAGGAAGTGGGAGGAAAGTGATTATGCCGAGATGCAGAAACATTACCTGGAGGAAACCTGTGTGCAGTGGCTGCGGAGATACTTGGAACAcggaaaggcagagctggggaggacag AGCAACCCGAGGTGCgagtgtgggggaaggaggccgACGGGATCCTGACCTTGTCCTGCCGCGCTCACGGCTTCTACCCGCGGCCCATCGCCGTCAGCTGGGTGAAGGACGGCGCGGTGCTGGGCCAGGACACCCACTCGGGGGGCATCGTGCCCAACAGCGACGGAACCTACCACACCTGGGTCACCATTGAGGCGCTGCCGGGGGACGGGGACAAGTACCAGTGCCGCGTGGAGCACgccagcctgccccagcccgGCCTCTACTCGTGGG AGCGGCCACAGTCCAACTTGGTGCCCATCGTGGTGGGGGTGGTCATTGCCATTGTGGCCGTCGCCATTGTGGCTGGTGTTGGATTCATCATCTACAGACGCCTGGCAG ggaagaaggagaaaggctaCAACGTGGCTCCCA GCCAGGATGGTGCATCCAGCAACTCAAGCAAAG GGAGCAACCCCAccatctga
- the LOC140263063 gene encoding class I histocompatibility antigen, F10 alpha chain-like isoform X2: MLGLLLCAVCGAAGELHSLRYFTTSVTDPGPGLPWFVSVRYVDGEIFVHYDSTTRRFVPRTEWMAANMDQQYWDEQSEVGQRTEPADRELLATVARRYNQSGGSLTWQRMGGCDILEDGTTQGYVQEAYNGRDFIAFDEDTMTFTAAVPEAVPTKREWEEGGHAEFWKHYMEETCVPWLRIYVEHEKAELGRKEQPEVRVWGKEADGILTLSCRAHGFYPRPIAVSWVKDGAVLGQDTHSGGIVPNSDGTYHTWVTIDALPGDGDKYQCRVEHASLPQPGLYSWERPQSNVVPIVVGVVIAVVAIAIVAGVGFIIYRHHAGKKEKGYNVAPSE; this comes from the exons atgctggggctgctgctgtgcgccgtgtgcggggcggcgggcg AGCTCCATTCCCTGCGGTACTTTACTACCTCAGTGACGGatcccggccccgggctgccctGGTTCGTGTCTGTGCGGTACGTGGACGGCGAAATCTTCGTGCACTACGACAGCACCACACGGAGGTTCGTGCCCCGAACCGAGTGGATGGCGGCCAACATGGACCAGCAGTACTGGGATGAGCAGTCGGAGGTCGGACAGAGGACTGAGCCGGCTGACCGTGAGCTCCTGGCCACTGTAGCACGGCGCTACAACCAGAGCGGCG ggtCTTTAACATGGCAGCGGATGGGTGGCTGTGACATCCTCGAGGACGGCACCACCCAGGGGTATGTGCAGGAGGCCTATAATGGGAGAGACTTCATTGCCTTCGACGAAGACACGATGACGTTCACTGCAGCGGTTCCAGAGGCAGTTCCTACCAAGAGGGAGTGGGAGGAAGGTGGTCATGCAGAGTTTTGGAAACATTACATGGAGGAAACCTGTGTGCCATGGCTGCGAATATACGTGGAGCAcgagaaggcagagctggggaggaaag AGCAACCCGAGGTGCgagtgtgggggaaggaggccgATGGGATCCTGACCTTGTCCTGCCGCGCTCACGGCTTCTACCCGCGGCCCATCGCCGTCAGCTGGGTGAAGGACGGCGCGGTGCTGGGCCAGGACACCCACTCGGGGGGCATCGTGCCCAACAGCGACGGCACCTATCACACCTGGGTCACCATCGACGCGCTGCCGGGGGACGGGGACAAGTACCAGTGCCGCGTGGAGCACgccagcctgccccagcccgGCCTCTACTCGTGGG agCGGCCACAGTCCAACGTGGTGCCCATCGTGGTGGGGGTGGTCATAGCTGTTGTCGCCATTGCCATCGTGGCTGGTGTTGGATTCATCATCTACAGACACCATGCAG
- the LOC140263063 gene encoding class I histocompatibility antigen, F10 alpha chain-like isoform X1: MLGLLLCAVCGAAGELHSLRYFTTSVTDPGPGLPWFVSVRYVDGEIFVHYDSTTRRFVPRTEWMAANMDQQYWDEQSEVGQRTEPADRELLATVARRYNQSGGSLTWQRMGGCDILEDGTTQGYVQEAYNGRDFIAFDEDTMTFTAAVPEAVPTKREWEEGGHAEFWKHYMEETCVPWLRIYVEHEKAELGRKEQPEVRVWGKEADGILTLSCRAHGFYPRPIAVSWVKDGAVLGQDTHSGGIVPNSDGTYHTWVTIDALPGDGDKYQCRVEHASLPQPGLYSWERPQSNVVPIVVGVVIAVVAIAIVAGVGFIIYRHHAGKKENGYNMAPSQDGGSSSSCTGSNQTI; the protein is encoded by the exons atgctggggctgctgctgtgcgccgtgtgcggggcggcgggcg AGCTCCATTCCCTGCGGTACTTTACTACCTCAGTGACGGatcccggccccgggctgccctGGTTCGTGTCTGTGCGGTACGTGGACGGCGAAATCTTCGTGCACTACGACAGCACCACACGGAGGTTCGTGCCCCGAACCGAGTGGATGGCGGCCAACATGGACCAGCAGTACTGGGATGAGCAGTCGGAGGTCGGACAGAGGACTGAGCCGGCTGACCGTGAGCTCCTGGCCACTGTAGCACGGCGCTACAACCAGAGCGGCG ggtCTTTAACATGGCAGCGGATGGGTGGCTGTGACATCCTCGAGGACGGCACCACCCAGGGGTATGTGCAGGAGGCCTATAATGGGAGAGACTTCATTGCCTTCGACGAAGACACGATGACGTTCACTGCAGCGGTTCCAGAGGCAGTTCCTACCAAGAGGGAGTGGGAGGAAGGTGGTCATGCAGAGTTTTGGAAACATTACATGGAGGAAACCTGTGTGCCATGGCTGCGAATATACGTGGAGCAcgagaaggcagagctggggaggaaag AGCAACCCGAGGTGCgagtgtgggggaaggaggccgATGGGATCCTGACCTTGTCCTGCCGCGCTCACGGCTTCTACCCGCGGCCCATCGCCGTCAGCTGGGTGAAGGACGGCGCGGTGCTGGGCCAGGACACCCACTCGGGGGGCATCGTGCCCAACAGCGACGGCACCTATCACACCTGGGTCACCATCGACGCGCTGCCGGGGGACGGGGACAAGTACCAGTGCCGCGTGGAGCACgccagcctgccccagcccgGCCTCTACTCGTGGG agCGGCCACAGTCCAACGTGGTGCCCATCGTGGTGGGGGTGGTCATAGCTGTTGTCGCCATTGCCATCGTGGCTGGTGTTGGATTCATCATCTACAGACACCATGCAG ggaaaaaggagaatggCTACAACATGGCACCCA GCCAGGATGGTGGATCCAGCAGCTCATGCACag GGAGCAACCAAAccatctga